In the Deinococcus planocerae genome, CTCCTTGGTGGGCAGGGAAAGGGCGCCTCAGCCGTGGGCCGCCCGCGCGTGATCGAGCTGCACGGTGGCCTCCAGCATCAGGTGTTGGGTGGAGGTGGTGATCGTGTGGGGTAGCCCCCGAACCTCGCCCTGGCGCAGGGGATGGAAGGTGAAGGGAACCCCGGGGGTCGCCTCGGTCAGCGCGTAGGTGCGCGAGAAGGCCGCCTCGCCGCCCAGACCGCCGCACTCGGCCCAGACGACCTCCCCGTTGTCGAGCACGAACTGTGCGGTCAGGTCGCCGAGCTGCACGGTCAGCCGCCCGCTCTTGCGCATCTGGTTGAGAAAGGTCAGCAGGTCGAAAAACCCGATGAGTTCGAGCGTTCCCTGAAGCCCGGCGCCGCCCTCGTCCAGGGGCTCGTCGGGCGCAGGGCCCTCGTCCGCCGAGTCGTCGAGGAGGAGATCGTCGGTGAACGGGTCCTCGTCCCCCACGGCCTCGGGGGGCTGCGGGGCCTCGGGGAGGCGGGGGCCCAGCCGCTCCAGGTGCCCCTGCACCACGCCGATCATCTCCTGCGGGGAGAGGCCGGGGGCCTGCCACAGGTCGAGGGGGCCGGTAAGGCGAGGCGGCTTTTCGCGCGCGACGAGCAGAAAGGGGCAGGAGGCGGTCGCCGGGTCGTTGCGGACGATCTCGAGGAAGTCCTCGCCCCCCATGTCGGTCAGGGTCTCGTCGCAGACGATCAGATCGGGCACGTTGCGTTCCAGCCGCGTGAGGGCGTACAGCGCCCCCTCGGCGAAGCTCGCCTCCAGGCCGCGCCCGGTGCCGAGCAGGGCGTGGGCGCGGCCCCGCGCGAAAGACCCCATCACGAAGAGCACGCTGCGAGGAGCGCTCACGGGGCCCCCCCGGCGCAAAGCTGCCCCAGCCGCCGCAGGAGCAGCGTCTCGTCCACGGGTTTGCTGAAGTAGTCGGTCGCACCCAGCGCGAAGGCCAGCCGCTGGTGTTTCTCGCCCGCCCGCGTCGTCATCACCACGACCGGGGTTCCGGCGGTGACCGGGCGGGCGCGCAGGGCCTCGATCAGTTCGTAACCGTTCATGCGGGGCATCTCCAGGTCGCTGAGAATGAGGTCGAAGGCCGGGTCCTGGGTCAGCAGCTCCAGCGCCGCCTGCCCGTCGGCGGCGGTCACGACCCGGTAGCCGCCGCGTTCGAGCATCCGCCCCACCACCCGGCGCACGCTCACCGAGTCGTCCACGAGGAGCAGCCGGGCCTGCTCGCGGGCCGCCTCCGTCCCCGTCCGGGGCGCCCACAGCCGCGGCTCCCCCGCCAGGCGTTCGAGCCCCCCCGGGTCGAGCAGCGGCACGACCTCCCCGCCGCTCGTGACCGTCGCCCCCGCCAGGAAGGGCAGGCTGGCGAGCAGCGGCTCGAGCGGGCGCAAGGAGACCTCCTCGATGTCGAGGAACTCGTCCACCTCGACCGCCGTGAACCCCGAGGCCGTGGAGAGCACCGCCACCCGCCGGGGCCCGGGCCCGTCCCCCTCCGGCAGCCCCCACAGGGGACGCAGGGGATGCAGGGAGACCCTTTGCCCCTCGTACAGGACCCGCTCGCCCGCCGGGGTGTCCAGCACCTCTTCCGGGTCGAGTTCGCGCAGGGCCGCGACGCTGTTCGTGGCGAAGGCCACCGTCTGCGGCCCCACCCGGGCGAGCACGATCTCGGCGACGCGCACGGTGAGGGGCACCCGCAGGGTGAAGGTGGTTCCCTCGCCGGGGCGGCTGCGGATCAGGAGTTCCCCGCCCAGGCGGCGGACGTTGCTCGCCACCACGTCCATGCCGACCCCGCGCCCCGCCTCCGCCGTCACCTCGCGGGCGGTCGAGAGGCCGGGGAGCAGGATCAGGTGCAGGGCGGCCTCGTCGCTCATCGCCTGGAGTTCAGCCGCCGAGCGCAGCCCGCGCGCCAGGGCCCGCTCCCGAACGGCGGCCACGTCGATGCCCCGCCCGTCGTCGCTGACCTCCACGTCGAGGTGGTGCCCGCGCGCCACGGCCCGGACGCGGAGGGTGCCCAGGGCCGGTTTGCCCGCCCGGACCCGTTCCTCCGCGGGTTCGAGGCCGTGGTGGGCCGCGTTCGTGACGAGGTGGAGCAGGGGGTCGGCGAGGCCCTGGAGCACGCCCGCCTCGACCTCCACCCGCTCGCCCTCGGTGATCAGGTGGAGGAGCCCTTCGCGCTCCCGCGCCCAGCGGCGCAACCGGGTGGTGGCCTGCCCGAAGGGCACCCGGCTCGTGCGGGCGACCTCCTGGCGCAGCCGCCGCAGCAGCTTGCCCAGCCGCTCGTTCTCGTCGCGCAGGCTGCCGAGCCCGGCTCCGAAACCGGAGCGCACCTCCCCGAAGTCGGCGGCGAGTTCGGTGACCGCCCGCGCGAGGATGTTGAGGTCGTCGTAGGCGTCGAATTCCAGCTCGTCGAACAGCTCGCCGACGCTGGCGCCTGCCCGGGAGGTCGCGGAATCCTCGCCCGCCCGCACCATGTCGGGGTTGAGGTACCTCTCCTCGAAGTCGCGCACCGCGCGCCCGATGCGGGCGTGGCTGTCCGCCATCGCCTGCGCGAGCCCGGCGAGCCCGGAGAGCGTCTGCCCCAGCCGGGCGCGGGAGACCACGAGTTCGCCCACGAGGTCCATCAGGCCGTCGAGGCGCCCCGGATCGACCCGCACGCTCGCCCGGCGCTCCGGGGTGACGGGCCGCGGCGCCTCGGGCTCGGGGGCCTGGGGGGCCGGGGCCTCGGGCTCGGGGACCTCACCCCCGACGAGCGCGGCGAGCCGAGCGCCCACCCGCGCCAGGACGGGCTTCAGGTTGTCGGGCTCGCCCTCCGCCGCGCGCAGCAGCCGCTCGACCACCGAGGTGGCCTCTAGGAGGGCCTGACGCGCGGGGGCGTCCAGGGCCCGCTCGCCGTCGCGCACCGCCGAGAGCAGGTTCTCCAGGCCGTGCCCGAAGTCGCCCAGCACCTCGAAGCCCACCATGTAGGCGCTGCCCTTGATCGTGTGGGCGGCGCGGAACATCTCGGTCACGTCGCCCGCCTCGCCCGCCTCCAGCCCGGCGCGCAGGGCGCCCAGATGCTCGCGCACCTCGGGGGCGAAGTAGCCCCACAGGTCGCTCTGCCCTTCCCGGAAGGCGCGCAGAGTCGCCTCCAACCCCGCGGGGATGGCCGGAACCTCCGGTCCCTTGGCCCGCTCCGGGGCCGACGGGGCGCGGAAGGCCGTGGGCTGGGCGGCGAGGAGGTCTTGCAGCCGCCGGGTGCCCCCGATCTGGGCGAAGGTGAGGCCCACCTCGCCCTCGCCCTGGCCGCTCGCCACCCCCTCCAGGGCGCCCCGCAGGCACACGGCGACGCTGCCGAGCACGTCCAGGAGTTGCTGCCGCAGCCCCTCGGGCAGCTCGGGGCGGGGTTCGAGGAGACGCTCGCCCAGGGCGGAGAGGCTCGACATCTGCGGGAAGCCGTAGAGGGCCGCGCTGCCCCGCATCCGGTGGTAGAGCACGACGAGGGCGTCCACGGCCCCGGGGTCGTGCCCGGCCCGCAGCTCATTCAGGCGGGATTCGAGCTGGGTCAGGTTCTGCCAGCTTTCGAGCAGGTAGGCGCCCAGCAGATCGGCGGAGTGCGCGGTCATCCCTAGTCCTCCTAACCCGGGAGCCGGAAGCGTTCCAGGCTGCCGCCGAGCTGCCCGGCGAGGGCCTGAAGCTCCTCGGCGGCCTGGCGGCCCCGCTGCACGGACACACTTGACCGCTCGGCGATCTGGGCGATCTCCCCGACCGCCTCGCCCACCTGCTCGA is a window encoding:
- a CDS encoding DUF4388 domain-containing protein, producing MSAPRSVLFVMGSFARGRAHALLGTGRGLEASFAEGALYALTRLERNVPDLIVCDETLTDMGGEDFLEIVRNDPATASCPFLLVAREKPPRLTGPLDLWQAPGLSPQEMIGVVQGHLERLGPRLPEAPQPPEAVGDEDPFTDDLLLDDSADEGPAPDEPLDEGGAGLQGTLELIGFFDLLTFLNQMRKSGRLTVQLGDLTAQFVLDNGEVVWAECGGLGGEAAFSRTYALTEATPGVPFTFHPLRQGEVRGLPHTITTSTQHLMLEATVQLDHARAAHG
- a CDS encoding response regulator → MTAHSADLLGAYLLESWQNLTQLESRLNELRAGHDPGAVDALVVLYHRMRGSAALYGFPQMSSLSALGERLLEPRPELPEGLRQQLLDVLGSVAVCLRGALEGVASGQGEGEVGLTFAQIGGTRRLQDLLAAQPTAFRAPSAPERAKGPEVPAIPAGLEATLRAFREGQSDLWGYFAPEVREHLGALRAGLEAGEAGDVTEMFRAAHTIKGSAYMVGFEVLGDFGHGLENLLSAVRDGERALDAPARQALLEATSVVERLLRAAEGEPDNLKPVLARVGARLAALVGGEVPEPEAPAPQAPEPEAPRPVTPERRASVRVDPGRLDGLMDLVGELVVSRARLGQTLSGLAGLAQAMADSHARIGRAVRDFEERYLNPDMVRAGEDSATSRAGASVGELFDELEFDAYDDLNILARAVTELAADFGEVRSGFGAGLGSLRDENERLGKLLRRLRQEVARTSRVPFGQATTRLRRWAREREGLLHLITEGERVEVEAGVLQGLADPLLHLVTNAAHHGLEPAEERVRAGKPALGTLRVRAVARGHHLDVEVSDDGRGIDVAAVRERALARGLRSAAELQAMSDEAALHLILLPGLSTAREVTAEAGRGVGMDVVASNVRRLGGELLIRSRPGEGTTFTLRVPLTVRVAEIVLARVGPQTVAFATNSVAALRELDPEEVLDTPAGERVLYEGQRVSLHPLRPLWGLPEGDGPGPRRVAVLSTASGFTAVEVDEFLDIEEVSLRPLEPLLASLPFLAGATVTSGGEVVPLLDPGGLERLAGEPRLWAPRTGTEAAREQARLLLVDDSVSVRRVVGRMLERGGYRVVTAADGQAALELLTQDPAFDLILSDLEMPRMNGYELIEALRARPVTAGTPVVVMTTRAGEKHQRLAFALGATDYFSKPVDETLLLRRLGQLCAGGAP